A region from the Riemerella anatipestifer genome encodes:
- a CDS encoding ATP-binding protein, which produces MIRMNFKRHIFDELVQWKTSSNAKPLILRGARQVGKTTLVRSLGESYTHFIELNLEKSEDASLVERSNSVQELVNFLALKNEISPKDFPNTLLFIDEIQESEKAISFLRYFYEDLPELNVIAAGSLLEHTLKKTKNYPVGRINYLYLFPLNFQEYLEAQGKNNLLERFRNVPVDDIAHELLMKEFHTYCIIGGMPEIVANYVAHKDLLALPQIYESIWNTYKDDVIKYADSKSEENVMKHIVNTAASFVDQRIKFQNFGHSNYKSREVSEAFNNLDAAKVIQVIYPCTNVEPPILPDYKKSPRLQFLDTGILNFDLNIQADLLLMKDLSEAYKGAIIPHIVNQEVLSLNTTDYKKTNFWVRDKTQSSAEVDLLIAHGKFMIPIEIKSGKTGSLKSLHQFVNQTPHQFAVRMYGGKFNIEETVTPEGKPYLLMNLPYYLGTYLKQYIHYFITKYNVE; this is translated from the coding sequence ATGATAAGAATGAATTTTAAACGACATATTTTCGATGAGTTGGTTCAATGGAAAACGAGTTCTAATGCCAAACCGTTGATACTAAGAGGAGCTCGACAAGTAGGAAAAACGACCTTGGTTCGCAGTTTAGGGGAAAGTTATACCCATTTTATAGAGCTTAATTTAGAAAAAAGCGAAGATGCAAGTCTCGTAGAACGAAGTAATAGTGTACAGGAATTGGTCAATTTTTTGGCATTAAAAAATGAAATCTCCCCAAAAGATTTCCCAAATACACTGCTTTTTATTGATGAAATCCAGGAATCCGAAAAAGCAATTTCTTTTTTGCGTTATTTTTATGAGGACTTGCCAGAATTGAATGTCATTGCTGCGGGTTCTTTGCTGGAGCATACCTTAAAGAAAACTAAAAATTATCCAGTAGGTAGGATTAATTATCTGTATTTGTTTCCTTTAAATTTTCAGGAATATCTTGAAGCACAGGGGAAAAATAATTTGTTGGAACGATTTCGGAATGTTCCCGTTGACGACATTGCCCACGAACTTTTGATGAAAGAGTTCCACACCTATTGTATTATCGGAGGAATGCCAGAAATTGTTGCCAACTATGTTGCTCATAAAGATTTATTAGCACTTCCACAGATTTATGAAAGTATTTGGAATACCTACAAAGATGATGTGATAAAATACGCAGATAGTAAATCGGAAGAAAATGTGATGAAACATATCGTAAATACCGCTGCATCATTTGTTGACCAACGGATTAAATTTCAAAATTTCGGACACTCTAATTATAAGTCGAGGGAAGTGAGCGAGGCATTTAATAATTTAGATGCCGCAAAGGTCATTCAGGTAATTTATCCTTGTACCAATGTAGAGCCGCCAATTCTTCCAGATTACAAAAAATCGCCACGATTACAATTTTTGGATACAGGAATTTTAAATTTTGATCTGAATATTCAAGCCGATTTATTGCTAATGAAAGACCTTAGCGAAGCATACAAAGGAGCGATTATACCCCATATTGTTAATCAGGAAGTTTTGTCTTTGAATACTACAGATTACAAAAAGACCAATTTTTGGGTTCGGGACAAAACGCAATCATCAGCAGAGGTAGATTTGCTCATTGCCCACGGAAAATTCATGATTCCTATTGAAATTAAATCGGGGAAAACGGGAAGTTTGAAATCCTTGCATCAATTTGTGAATCAAACCCCTCATCAATTCGCAGTCAGAATGTATGGAGGAAAATTCAACATTGAAGAAACCGTTACACCAGAAGGGAAACCTTACTTGTTAATGAATTTGCCCTATTATTTAGGGACGTATTTAAAACAATATATCCATTACTTTATCACTAAATACAATGTCGAATAA
- a CDS encoding asparaginase, whose translation MRRKISLIYTGGTIGMEKNYTTGSLLPFNFNHIFDKIPEINLLECEVHVTSFETPVDSSDMGINEWKTIAKYIEKQYSEFDGFLILHGTDTMSYTASALSFMLKNLDKPVILTGSQLPIGDLRTDAKENLLTSLYYASLYENDKAVIQEVAIYFEYKLLRGNRTLKYSAEYFDAYHSPNYPILGQSGVHLNVDKEVLLRPKDETFSVDYHISEEVFFLRIFPGMNWNYLPNLDNVKVLILQVFGSGTIFNNKQTIETLKRIRSNNTEIVIISQCISGEISFGKYENSNIFNEIGAISGKDMTAEAAITKAMHIVGNPMYPNESFSNVFSKNICGEMAE comes from the coding sequence ATGAGAAGAAAAATATCACTCATCTATACTGGAGGGACAATAGGTATGGAAAAAAACTATACCACTGGTAGTCTACTCCCTTTTAATTTTAATCATATTTTTGATAAAATCCCTGAAATTAATTTATTGGAATGTGAGGTGCATGTAACTTCTTTTGAGACTCCAGTAGATTCCTCCGATATGGGCATAAACGAATGGAAAACTATTGCTAAATACATAGAAAAACAGTATTCTGAATTTGATGGTTTTTTGATTCTACACGGTACTGATACTATGTCTTATACAGCATCTGCCCTTAGTTTTATGCTCAAAAACCTTGACAAACCTGTTATTTTAACTGGCTCACAGCTACCCATTGGAGACCTTAGGACAGACGCCAAAGAAAATTTACTAACTAGCCTCTACTACGCCAGTTTGTACGAAAATGACAAAGCAGTAATACAAGAAGTAGCCATCTATTTTGAATATAAACTCCTACGAGGTAATAGAACTCTTAAATACTCCGCCGAGTATTTTGACGCTTACCACAGCCCTAATTACCCAATACTTGGGCAATCTGGCGTACATCTTAACGTAGATAAAGAGGTACTTTTAAGACCTAAAGACGAAACTTTTAGTGTGGATTACCATATATCAGAAGAGGTGTTTTTCCTTAGGATTTTCCCTGGTATGAACTGGAACTATCTGCCCAATTTAGATAATGTTAAAGTGCTTATTCTTCAGGTTTTTGGCTCTGGAACTATCTTCAATAATAAACAAACAATAGAAACTCTCAAAAGAATTAGAAGTAATAATACCGAAATTGTGATTATTAGCCAGTGTATTTCGGGAGAAATCTCCTTTGGGAAGTACGAAAACAGTAATATATTTAATGAAATAGGAGCTATTAGTGGTAAGGATATGACCGCTGAAGCTGCAATTACTAAAGCAATGCATATTGTAGGTAATCCTATGTATCCTAATGAAAGTTTCAGCAATGTTTTTTCCAAAAATATTTGTGGGGAAATGGCGGAATAG
- a CDS encoding aspartate carbamoyltransferase catalytic subunit, producing the protein MLTISDLSTEKIKSLLEEAQGFANGRIAKCQQEVYVSNLFFENSTRTKTSFDIAERKLGLNIVPFDVSTSSVNKGETLYDTVKTLESIGIDLVVIRHSQDFYFRELETINIPIINGGDGTGNHPSQSLLDLMTIYQEFEKFEGLKVGIVGDVKHSRVANSNAEALRRLGAKVYFSGPEDWFDEAEFINGTYLPIDTLVKEVDVVMLLRIQHERHGERMKLPLDKYHQKYGLTKERAAKMKPTSIIMHPAPINRGVEIETDLVESPQSRIFKQMENGVYARMAILKQALEDKGVIFKTI; encoded by the coding sequence ATGCTTACAATTTCAGATTTATCTACAGAAAAAATTAAGTCTCTTTTAGAAGAGGCTCAAGGGTTTGCTAATGGTAGAATAGCCAAGTGTCAGCAAGAAGTTTATGTGTCTAATCTTTTCTTTGAAAATAGTACAAGAACTAAAACCAGTTTTGATATAGCCGAAAGGAAATTGGGACTTAATATTGTTCCTTTTGATGTCTCTACAAGTTCGGTAAACAAAGGCGAAACGCTTTACGATACAGTGAAAACTTTGGAAAGTATTGGAATTGATTTGGTGGTCATTCGCCATAGTCAGGATTTTTATTTTAGGGAGTTGGAGACTATTAACATTCCTATAATTAACGGAGGAGACGGCACGGGTAACCACCCTTCACAATCTTTGTTAGATTTAATGACGATTTATCAAGAATTTGAAAAGTTTGAAGGATTAAAAGTAGGGATTGTAGGCGATGTTAAACACAGCAGGGTGGCTAATTCTAACGCAGAGGCACTCAGAAGGCTCGGAGCTAAAGTCTATTTTTCTGGACCAGAAGATTGGTTTGATGAAGCTGAATTTATCAACGGAACGTATCTCCCTATAGATACGCTTGTAAAAGAGGTTGATGTGGTGATGCTTCTTCGCATTCAGCACGAAAGACATGGGGAGAGAATGAAACTCCCTTTAGACAAATACCACCAAAAATATGGTCTTACTAAAGAAAGAGCCGCTAAAATGAAACCGACTTCTATCATTATGCATCCGGCTCCCATCAATAGAGGGGTGGAAATAGAGACGGATTTGGTGGAAAGCCCTCAATCCAGAATATTTAAGCAAATGGAAAACGGCGTTTACGCCCGAATGGCAATCCTAAAACAGGCTTTGGAAGACAAAGGGGTGATATTTAAAACAATATAA
- a CDS encoding helicase-related protein, translating into MSNNFITNNKQQKTLKGRLNTLISISDELKFLVGYFYFSGWSDIYLSLQKNPQQKLKLLVGLQVCNYLGNIIEYAEKDEEDSSRDEEFQKYLVSLGFALNNEEMDTEEFYNQVGFFVQMIEENRLEIRKTENPNHAKLYLFHLNEDQAEKQGMPGQFITGSSNLTRSGLHNQEEFNVEIKDYGYADAVQYFDELWERATPITEHLDNRKILIDFIKNKTQVATITPFEAYCLVIKTYLDLQNQENEEVDLDTLLEKIDLKKFSYQSDAVNQAIQMIKEHNGCIIADVVGLGKSVIASMIARQMNKRGIIICPPGLIGDPEKKDSGWWEYLEKFGLHNWQVYSRGIIDRIADNIEGRDFEVVIVDEAHYFRNQDTSDYEALSMICRGKKVILLSATPFNNSPADIFSLLKLFIVPGKSTISLEDNLAGKFSRLNYEYKQLSVIFKNWNSSDDKKRKQAESYYTTMIDENLPIDIKKVKAQTKRLSNDIKRIISPVVIRRNRLDLKQDYIYAKEVGDLSEVKDPEEVFYYLDKEQDEFYDSIISKYFAENGVFTGAIYQPFSYEKILSDKLDEFGNRQYNQQKNLYDFMRRILVKRFESSFGSFEKSIERFLQVHLLVKDFVDKTGKFILDRSFIDRIKDFELEEIEANLEKYAAGDLKRKTPKNTEVYNVDTFHRRQEFLDDIDSDIQLFKDIQKRLKDLKLVENDPKQEEIIRKIKHLLANEPNRKIILFSEYVDTIHHLEKRFKSEFKNEVLVCDGKVSKDLARHLNSDFNAQYNRGLKTNHFKILLTSDKLSEGFNLNRAGVIINYDIPWNPTRVIQRVGRINRIGSKVYDELFILNFFPSLKGADIVKSREIAQQKMFLIHNALGEDAKIFDEDEEPTPASLGSRINSNPQEEGEVNTITKIRNLYADLQNKHPEIIKKISELPPRVKTAKSYSEYELNVLRRKGLSLFAQTVGKNENKIIREIDFEELLQKIECKINEPTLKLSSIFWGLYEEVKEFKPKYKMGRTEISLEQKAEINLKKSLKILKNLNYENLNFIQMLIKDLRYYHTLSIRSIRRIGGQELSDDKHSIRSFLEEITYLKKQLGENYLDDIELKSKGKSKEVIIAIENNDEKELFN; encoded by the coding sequence ATGTCGAATAATTTTATTACCAATAATAAACAACAAAAAACACTAAAAGGAAGATTGAATACTTTGATTTCCATTAGTGATGAGCTGAAATTTCTAGTAGGTTATTTTTATTTTTCAGGATGGTCAGATATCTACTTAAGTCTTCAAAAAAATCCTCAACAAAAATTAAAATTGTTAGTGGGGTTACAAGTTTGTAATTATTTAGGCAATATCATTGAATATGCAGAAAAAGATGAAGAAGACAGCTCAAGAGATGAAGAGTTTCAGAAATATCTTGTATCACTTGGTTTTGCTTTGAACAATGAAGAAATGGATACAGAAGAATTTTACAATCAAGTGGGATTTTTTGTACAAATGATTGAAGAAAACAGATTGGAAATTCGTAAAACAGAAAATCCCAATCACGCAAAATTATATCTCTTCCATCTAAATGAAGATCAGGCAGAAAAACAAGGTATGCCTGGACAATTTATAACAGGAAGTAGTAATTTAACACGTTCGGGACTACATAATCAAGAAGAATTTAATGTAGAAATTAAAGATTATGGATATGCAGATGCAGTTCAGTATTTTGATGAATTATGGGAGCGGGCAACTCCAATTACTGAGCATCTGGATAATCGCAAAATATTGATTGATTTTATTAAAAATAAAACACAAGTTGCTACAATTACACCTTTTGAAGCGTATTGTTTGGTTATAAAAACATATCTCGACCTACAAAATCAGGAGAATGAAGAAGTAGATTTAGATACTTTATTGGAAAAAATTGATCTTAAGAAGTTCAGTTATCAGTCAGATGCAGTAAATCAGGCGATTCAAATGATAAAAGAACACAACGGTTGTATCATTGCGGACGTAGTAGGTTTGGGTAAATCAGTGATTGCGTCTATGATTGCCCGACAGATGAATAAACGAGGCATCATTATTTGTCCTCCTGGATTAATTGGCGACCCTGAAAAAAAGGACAGTGGTTGGTGGGAATATCTTGAAAAATTCGGATTACATAATTGGCAGGTATACAGTCGTGGAATAATTGATAGAATAGCAGATAACATTGAAGGAAGAGATTTTGAAGTAGTGATAGTAGATGAAGCCCATTATTTTCGTAATCAGGATACATCTGATTATGAAGCTTTATCAATGATTTGTCGTGGTAAAAAAGTAATTCTATTATCTGCAACACCTTTCAATAATTCTCCAGCAGACATTTTTTCTTTATTAAAACTATTTATTGTTCCAGGTAAATCAACGATATCTTTAGAGGATAATCTCGCAGGTAAGTTCAGTCGCTTAAATTATGAATATAAACAGTTGTCTGTCATTTTTAAAAATTGGAATTCTTCGGATGATAAAAAAAGAAAACAAGCAGAAAGCTATTATACTACAATGATAGATGAAAATCTCCCGATTGATATTAAGAAAGTAAAAGCTCAAACGAAACGCCTTTCAAACGATATCAAACGCATTATTAGTCCAGTAGTAATTCGTAGAAATCGTTTGGATTTAAAACAAGATTATATTTACGCAAAAGAAGTAGGAGATCTGTCGGAAGTGAAAGATCCTGAGGAAGTTTTTTATTATTTAGATAAGGAACAAGATGAATTTTATGACAGTATCATCAGTAAATATTTTGCTGAGAATGGTGTTTTTACTGGTGCCATTTATCAGCCGTTCAGTTATGAAAAAATATTGAGTGATAAGCTTGATGAATTTGGAAACCGACAATACAACCAACAGAAAAACTTGTACGATTTTATGCGTCGTATTTTAGTGAAACGATTTGAATCTTCGTTTGGTTCTTTTGAAAAATCCATAGAAAGATTCTTGCAAGTACATTTATTGGTAAAAGATTTTGTTGACAAAACGGGTAAGTTTATTTTAGACAGATCTTTTATTGATAGAATAAAAGACTTTGAATTGGAAGAAATTGAAGCCAATCTAGAGAAGTATGCAGCGGGAGATCTCAAGCGAAAAACTCCTAAAAATACTGAAGTTTATAATGTTGATACTTTTCATAGACGACAAGAGTTTTTAGATGATATAGATTCGGATATTCAATTATTTAAAGATATTCAAAAGCGACTGAAAGATTTAAAATTAGTAGAGAATGACCCTAAACAGGAAGAAATTATCCGAAAAATCAAACATCTTTTAGCAAATGAGCCGAACAGAAAAATTATTTTATTTTCAGAATATGTAGATACAATCCATCACCTTGAAAAACGATTTAAATCAGAATTCAAAAATGAGGTATTAGTTTGTGATGGTAAAGTATCTAAAGATTTGGCAAGGCATTTAAACAGTGATTTTAATGCCCAATATAATAGGGGATTGAAAACCAATCATTTTAAAATTTTATTAACCTCTGACAAGTTATCTGAAGGATTTAATCTCAATAGAGCAGGTGTTATTATTAACTATGACATTCCATGGAATCCGACACGGGTTATTCAGCGTGTAGGGCGAATCAATCGTATTGGTTCAAAAGTTTACGATGAACTATTTATTCTTAATTTCTTTCCTTCATTGAAAGGAGCTGATATTGTAAAATCAAGAGAGATAGCTCAACAAAAAATGTTTTTAATTCATAATGCTTTGGGAGAAGATGCTAAAATTTTTGATGAGGATGAAGAACCTACTCCCGCTTCATTAGGCTCAAGAATCAATAGTAATCCACAGGAAGAAGGTGAAGTTAATACTATAACAAAAATTAGAAACCTTTATGCTGATTTACAAAATAAGCACCCAGAAATTATTAAAAAAATAAGTGAATTACCACCACGCGTAAAAACAGCAAAAAGTTATTCTGAATATGAGTTAAATGTTTTAAGACGAAAAGGTTTGAGTTTATTTGCCCAAACAGTTGGAAAGAATGAAAACAAAATTATTAGAGAAATTGACTTTGAAGAACTTTTACAAAAAATAGAATGTAAGATTAACGAACCAACTTTAAAACTTTCTTCTATTTTTTGGGGATTATATGAAGAAGTAAAAGAATTTAAACCCAAGTATAAAATGGGTAGAACGGAAATATCTTTAGAGCAGAAAGCTGAGATTAACTTGAAAAAATCACTTAAAATTTTAAAGAATTTGAATTATGAAAATCTAAATTTTATTCAAATGCTCATAAAGGATTTACGCTATTATCATACATTGTCTATTAGAAGTATTAGGCGTATTGGAGGGCAGGAATTGTCAGATGATAAACATTCTATTCGCTCTTTCTTGGAAGAAATTACTTATTTAAAAAAACAACTCGGTGAAAACTATCTTGATGATATTGAATTGAAATCAAAAGGTAAAAGCAAAGAGGTTATCATCGCAATAGAGAATAATGATGAGAAAGAATTATTTAATTGA
- the carB gene encoding carbamoyl-phosphate synthase large subunit, with protein sequence MKRTDIKTILVIGSGPIIIGQAAEFDYSGTQACLSLKEEGYRVILINSNPATIMTDVEIADKVYIEPISLEFVSQIIRKERPDALLPTLGGQTGLNMAVELEKSGILEECKVEVLGTKLSAINQAEDRDLFRELMRELGEPVPESDIVNTVEQALNFANTIGYPVIVRPAFTMGGTGGGIASDETELKEIVANGLKYSPVTQCLIEKSIAGFKEIEYEVMRDANDNAIVVCNMENIDPVGVHTGDSIVVAPSQTLSDREYQLLRNASLKIIRALGIEGGCNVQLALDPHSFNYYIIEVNPRVSRSSALASKATGYPIAKIAAKIAVGLTLDEIMNPVTGKTYACFEPALDYVVTKIPRFPFDKFETADRRLSTQMKATGEVMAIGRNFEESLQKAIRSLETGIRHLGLKTKQAAQLTPEEIERRIRVCDDERLFIIGDALRRGYDWEQIVEWSKIDKFFIWKLKKLVDFEKIIAENKFNVETLKEAKKLGFSDLNIAHLWGVTQREVFNFRKENAIMPVYKMVDTCAAEFESETPYFYGTYEEENESVVTEKESIVVLGSGPIRIGQGVEFDYATVHSVWAIKEMGYEAIIINNNPETVSTDFSISDKLYFEPLTEEDVMNIIELEKPKGVVVQFGGQTAINLADKLSAHGVKILGTSLEDLDRAENRDKFEKALQELGIPQPLGKTSTSKEEAIAIANEIGYPVLVRPSYVLGGRAMEIVYTEQELTHYMEHAVDASPEHPVLIDRYVTGKEVEVDAISDGETVVIPGIMEHIERAGVHSGDSIAVYPPQNLTEKQIHDLEDYTIRLAKGLNVVGLMNIQYVIDQSGEVFVIEVNPRSSRTVPFLSKITDVPMANLATKAILGKSLASQGYTNGLVPNKDGVFVKVPVFSFSKLTKVDISLGPEMKSTGEVMGKDVTLEKALYKGMIAAGRKVPTHGAILFTVADKHKEEAAVFARRFHEVGFRIWATEGTAKYFEAKGIPAKIGYKIGEEEVNLIDLIQKGKVQYVVNTTTIGKKTERDGFQIRRMSVENGVPCLTSMDTVEAILKVIESMSFKMQAM encoded by the coding sequence ATGAAAAGAACAGATATAAAAACAATATTAGTAATTGGTTCAGGACCGATTATCATTGGTCAAGCTGCCGAGTTTGATTATTCGGGGACACAGGCGTGTCTTTCCCTAAAGGAGGAAGGCTATCGCGTGATACTCATCAACTCCAATCCTGCAACCATAATGACTGATGTAGAAATAGCCGATAAAGTCTATATCGAGCCTATTTCTTTGGAGTTTGTTAGCCAGATTATTCGCAAAGAAAGACCAGATGCTTTGTTGCCAACGCTGGGCGGACAAACAGGGCTTAATATGGCGGTAGAATTAGAAAAATCAGGGATATTAGAAGAGTGCAAAGTAGAAGTTTTAGGAACAAAACTTTCAGCGATTAACCAAGCCGAAGACCGAGATTTATTCCGTGAACTGATGCGAGAACTCGGAGAGCCAGTCCCAGAATCGGATATTGTGAATACGGTAGAACAAGCCCTTAACTTTGCTAATACGATTGGCTATCCGGTGATTGTTCGTCCTGCCTTCACGATGGGCGGAACGGGAGGCGGTATCGCTTCCGATGAAACAGAGCTTAAAGAAATTGTAGCGAATGGGCTTAAATACAGCCCTGTAACCCAATGTTTGATTGAGAAATCCATTGCAGGATTTAAAGAGATAGAGTACGAAGTGATGCGTGATGCCAACGATAATGCCATTGTAGTATGTAATATGGAAAACATAGACCCTGTGGGCGTACATACAGGCGACTCTATTGTGGTAGCTCCTTCGCAGACGCTTTCGGATAGAGAGTATCAACTGTTGAGAAACGCCTCGTTGAAGATTATTAGAGCTTTGGGGATTGAGGGCGGCTGTAATGTCCAGTTGGCTTTAGACCCACATTCGTTCAATTATTATATCATTGAGGTTAATCCGAGGGTGTCCCGTTCTTCGGCATTAGCGAGTAAGGCAACGGGCTATCCGATTGCCAAGATAGCGGCTAAAATAGCGGTTGGGCTTACCTTAGATGAAATTATGAACCCAGTTACGGGCAAAACTTATGCGTGTTTTGAACCAGCGTTAGACTATGTGGTTACCAAAATCCCAAGATTTCCATTTGATAAATTTGAAACGGCCGACCGTCGCCTTTCCACTCAAATGAAAGCCACTGGCGAAGTAATGGCGATTGGGCGAAACTTCGAGGAGTCTTTACAGAAGGCTATTCGCTCGTTGGAGACAGGCATCAGACACTTAGGATTAAAAACCAAACAAGCGGCACAGCTTACGCCAGAAGAAATAGAAAGACGCATCAGAGTTTGCGATGACGAGCGATTGTTCATCATTGGTGATGCTTTGAGGAGAGGCTACGATTGGGAGCAAATTGTAGAATGGAGCAAGATTGATAAATTCTTCATTTGGAAACTTAAAAAACTGGTGGACTTTGAGAAAATCATTGCCGAAAATAAATTCAATGTCGAAACGCTTAAAGAAGCTAAAAAGTTAGGCTTCTCAGATTTAAACATTGCACACCTTTGGGGCGTTACCCAGAGGGAAGTTTTCAATTTCCGAAAAGAAAACGCCATTATGCCAGTCTATAAAATGGTAGATACTTGTGCAGCAGAGTTTGAGAGCGAAACGCCTTATTTCTACGGTACTTACGAGGAGGAAAACGAAAGCGTGGTAACAGAAAAAGAGAGTATTGTAGTTTTGGGTTCAGGACCTATCCGTATTGGGCAAGGGGTAGAGTTTGACTATGCCACCGTGCATTCCGTTTGGGCGATTAAAGAGATGGGCTACGAAGCCATTATCATCAACAACAATCCCGAAACCGTATCCACCGATTTCTCTATTTCGGATAAACTCTACTTTGAACCACTTACAGAGGAAGATGTGATGAACATTATAGAACTTGAAAAGCCTAAAGGAGTGGTGGTTCAGTTCGGTGGACAAACCGCAATTAACTTAGCGGACAAACTATCGGCTCACGGGGTTAAAATTTTAGGAACCTCTTTGGAAGATTTAGACCGTGCAGAAAACCGAGATAAGTTTGAAAAAGCCCTTCAAGAATTGGGTATTCCTCAACCTTTGGGTAAAACTTCTACTTCTAAAGAGGAGGCGATTGCCATTGCGAATGAGATTGGCTATCCTGTTTTGGTGCGTCCGAGCTATGTCTTGGGGGGTAGGGCGATGGAGATTGTCTATACCGAGCAAGAGCTTACCCATTATATGGAACACGCCGTAGATGCCAGCCCAGAACACCCGGTACTTATAGACCGCTATGTAACGGGGAAAGAGGTAGAGGTAGATGCCATTTCTGATGGCGAAACGGTGGTAATTCCAGGGATTATGGAGCATATCGAAAGGGCAGGGGTACACTCTGGCGACTCTATTGCGGTGTATCCGCCACAAAATCTTACGGAAAAACAAATCCACGATTTAGAAGACTATACTATACGATTAGCGAAGGGGCTTAATGTCGTGGGATTGATGAACATTCAGTATGTGATAGACCAAAGCGGAGAGGTGTTTGTGATTGAGGTCAATCCTCGCTCCTCCAGAACGGTGCCTTTCCTCTCTAAAATTACCGATGTGCCTATGGCAAACCTTGCCACTAAGGCGATATTGGGCAAATCTTTAGCCTCGCAAGGTTATACTAATGGGCTCGTGCCGAATAAGGACGGCGTTTTTGTGAAGGTACCAGTATTCTCGTTCTCTAAACTGACTAAAGTGGATATTTCTTTAGGACCAGAGATGAAATCCACAGGTGAAGTGATGGGGAAAGATGTTACCTTAGAAAAAGCCCTTTATAAGGGAATGATAGCTGCAGGTAGAAAAGTGCCAACCCACGGAGCGATACTCTTTACGGTAGCAGATAAGCACAAAGAGGAAGCGGCTGTTTTTGCGAGGAGGTTCCACGAGGTAGGCTTTAGAATCTGGGCAACGGAAGGAACGGCGAAATACTTTGAAGCTAAAGGCATACCAGCCAAAATAGGCTATAAGATAGGCGAGGAGGAAGTGAATTTGATAGACCTTATCCAAAAAGGAAAAGTGCAATATGTGGTTAATACCACTACCATAGGTAAGAAAACGGAGCGAGATGGGTTCCAGATTCGCCGTATGTCGGTAGAAAATGGGGTGCCTTGCCTCACTTCTATGGATACGGTGGAAGCTATCCTAAAGGTGATTGAGTCTATGAGTTTCAAGATGCAGGCAATGTAA
- the carA gene encoding glutamine-hydrolyzing carbamoyl-phosphate synthase small subunit, producing the protein MKKKLILESGEVLHGWGFGANLNTEGEVVFNTGMTGYQELISDPSYCGQIVCMTYPLIGNYGINRDDYECIEPSIKGLIVKEVCDLPSNFRSQMSLDEFFSKKGIAGISGIDTRKLTRIIRNHGVLKGRIVDVEADENQIIAELKAQSLPTNQIETVSTKTPFSAPGRGFKVVLIDFGAKLGIIRELSQRNCDITVVSHDTTAEEILLMAPDGIMLSNGPGDPQDVPHAHETVRKLLGKVPIFGICMGHQVIGLACGAKTFKLKFGHRGGNHPVLDLRTNKVAMTSQNHGYAIDQESLKNTDLEETHIALNDRTNEGVRHKKYPCFSVQYHPEASPGPEDANYLFDEFVEMMKEWKNNN; encoded by the coding sequence ATGAAAAAGAAACTAATTTTAGAATCAGGGGAAGTGCTTCACGGCTGGGGATTTGGTGCAAACCTTAACACCGAGGGCGAAGTGGTTTTCAATACAGGGATGACGGGCTATCAGGAGCTAATTTCCGACCCGTCTTATTGCGGACAAATAGTGTGTATGACCTATCCGCTTATCGGAAATTACGGCATCAATCGTGATGACTACGAGTGCATAGAGCCTTCCATTAAAGGGCTTATTGTGAAGGAGGTGTGCGATTTGCCTTCCAACTTTCGCTCTCAAATGTCTTTAGATGAGTTTTTTAGTAAAAAAGGCATTGCAGGTATTTCGGGGATTGATACCCGAAAACTGACTCGAATCATTCGCAATCACGGCGTACTCAAAGGCAGAATTGTAGATGTGGAGGCCGATGAAAACCAAATAATAGCCGAACTAAAAGCCCAATCGCTACCGACCAACCAAATCGAAACGGTATCTACCAAAACGCCTTTTTCTGCACCGGGGCGAGGGTTTAAAGTAGTACTAATCGACTTCGGAGCCAAGTTGGGAATTATTAGAGAACTGTCCCAAAGAAACTGCGATATTACGGTGGTTTCTCACGATACTACGGCGGAAGAAATCCTACTAATGGCACCAGATGGCATTATGCTTTCCAATGGTCCGGGCGACCCGCAAGATGTGCCTCACGCTCACGAAACGGTGCGAAAACTTTTGGGTAAAGTGCCTATTTTCGGGATATGTATGGGGCATCAGGTGATAGGTTTGGCTTGTGGGGCTAAAACGTTCAAACTGAAATTTGGGCATAGGGGAGGCAACCACCCTGTTTTAGATTTAAGAACCAATAAGGTGGCGATGACTTCCCAAAATCACGGCTACGCTATTGACCAAGAAAGCCTTAAAAATACCGATTTGGAAGAAACCCACATCGCTCTTAATGATAGAACCAACGAGGGCGTTCGTCATAAAAAATACCCTTGTTTTTCGGTACAGTATCACCCCGAAGCCAGTCCAGGACCGGAAGATGCCAACTATCTGTTTGATGAGTTTGTGGAGATGATGAAAGAATGGAAAAATAACAATTAA